Proteins encoded by one window of Paenibacillus urinalis:
- the fumC gene encoding class II fumarate hydratase, giving the protein MEYRIEKDTLGEMKVPADRLWGAQTQRSKENFPIGQEKMPIEVIRAFAILKKSAAESNLKLGKLSEDKAAAIRYAADEILAGRIDDHFPLVVWQTGSGTQSNMNTNEVIANLGNKWLAEQGKEERLHPNDHVNMSQSSNDTFPTALHVAGVLAVEDQLLPAISVLKETFRKKSEEFQDIIKIGRTHLQDATPITLGQEISGWEAMLAKSERMIKTSVESMKELAIGGTAVGTGINAHPKFGEMTAAEISSITGKDFVSAPNKFHALTSHDEVVYTHGAVKALAADLMKIANDVRWLASGPRSGLGEITIPENEPGSSIMPGKVNPTQSEALTMVVTQVMGNDAAIGFAASQGNFELNVFKPVIIYNFLQSVQLLADSIIAFNDKCAIGIEPNRSQIEHNLNNSLMLVTALNPHIGYENAASIAKLAHKKGLSLKEAALETGLLTEEQFEEYVVPAKMIAPKA; this is encoded by the coding sequence GTGGAATATCGCATCGAGAAAGACACATTGGGTGAAATGAAGGTACCTGCTGACCGCTTATGGGGTGCACAAACGCAGCGCAGCAAGGAGAACTTCCCGATCGGGCAAGAGAAGATGCCAATTGAAGTGATTCGGGCTTTTGCAATACTGAAAAAAAGCGCGGCTGAGAGCAACCTGAAGCTCGGCAAATTGTCCGAGGACAAAGCAGCGGCCATCCGTTATGCAGCGGACGAGATTCTTGCAGGACGCATTGACGATCATTTCCCGCTGGTTGTATGGCAGACCGGTAGCGGAACACAGTCCAACATGAACACGAATGAGGTTATTGCTAATCTGGGTAATAAGTGGCTTGCTGAGCAAGGCAAAGAGGAGCGTCTTCATCCGAATGATCATGTAAATATGTCACAGAGCTCTAACGATACGTTTCCAACAGCACTGCATGTTGCAGGTGTACTGGCAGTTGAGGATCAGCTCCTTCCTGCGATCTCTGTCCTGAAAGAAACATTCCGCAAGAAATCAGAAGAGTTCCAGGATATTATCAAGATTGGCCGTACTCATTTGCAGGATGCAACTCCAATTACATTAGGACAAGAAATTAGCGGCTGGGAAGCGATGCTGGCCAAGAGCGAGCGAATGATCAAGACGAGTGTAGAATCTATGAAGGAGCTCGCTATCGGCGGAACAGCTGTTGGAACAGGAATTAATGCCCATCCTAAATTTGGTGAAATGACAGCTGCCGAAATTAGCAGCATTACGGGTAAAGATTTTGTATCGGCACCGAATAAATTCCACGCCCTGACAAGTCATGACGAAGTCGTTTACACTCATGGTGCTGTCAAGGCATTAGCAGCCGATCTAATGAAGATTGCTAATGATGTACGCTGGCTTGCGAGTGGTCCGCGCAGTGGACTTGGTGAGATCACCATCCCTGAGAATGAGCCGGGCAGCTCCATCATGCCAGGTAAAGTAAACCCGACACAGAGCGAAGCGCTGACTATGGTTGTAACTCAAGTCATGGGGAATGATGCGGCAATCGGTTTTGCTGCAAGCCAAGGCAATTTTGAGCTGAATGTATTTAAGCCGGTCATAATCTATAACTTCTTGCAGTCTGTTCAATTGCTGGCGGACTCCATTATTGCATTCAACGACAAATGTGCAATCGGCATTGAACCGAACCGCTCACAGATTGAACACAATCTGAATAACTCTCTGATGCTGGTGACCGCGCTTAATCCGCATATTGGATATGAGAACGCGGCAAGCATTGCTAAGCTGGCGCATAAGAAAGGCCTCTCATTAAAGGAAGCAGCTCTGGAAACAGGACTGCTGACAGAAGAACAATTTGAGGAGTATGTAGTTCCAGCCAAAATGATCGCACCAAAAGCATAA